One genomic segment of Intestinimonas butyriciproducens includes these proteins:
- the rpsO gene encoding 30S ribosomal protein S15: MIRKDEKTAVIEANRTHPTDTGSPEVQIAILTARIQELTEHLKIHTHDNHSRRGLLKMVGKRRKMLDYLAKKDVERYRAIIAKLGIRK, translated from the coding sequence ATGATCCGTAAGGACGAAAAGACGGCCGTGATCGAGGCCAACCGCACCCATCCCACTGACACCGGCTCCCCCGAGGTGCAGATCGCCATTCTCACCGCCCGCATCCAGGAGCTCACTGAGCACCTGAAGATCCATACCCACGACAACCACAGCCGCCGCGGGCTGCTGAAGATGGTCGGTAAGCGCCGCAAGATGCTGGACTATCTGGCCAAGAAGGACGTGGAGCGTTACCGCGCCATTATCGCCAAGCTGGGCATCCGTAAGTAA
- a CDS encoding S-layer homology domain-containing protein: protein MKKALSLVLALSLLLALSLPAAAEEGAEARLSAVTLAVKETLDLDTEAYSDFSGYPEENALAPLWYLDWYGDGGSLSVTAGEDGRILSYFRHDDTEYWDRGFRNPSFPEGGRDGAQKAAEAFLDKLLAANETVVFQEDGGESLNQSSYYFRGTICLNGVPSPLGMRIEVRAADNCVMNFRRDDLASSYIGTVPSGQADVSAQRAGELLKDMLTMRLEYSLNEDGRTASLRYLPNSRDDYYVDAHTGELVNLTEKRRALADGDKFYGYAEEMSANTAADAGGGAFLTEVEQSGVEKLSGVLSAKALDQKVRAVSELGLETYTLAESRFYLETAIADGGTDTGDVFAQLTYGKQNGEGGIWQKCVTVDARTGELESLWSGGPWNETLPRTVDRTAAREKAEAFLTRYWGEDFARCAGYDNSALYGGDVPAEDVTTTEWYFIYARQENGYFFPDDQFSVSISALDGSVSGFQRREIPGVTFESAEGLVSASDALDAWFGTFTVDLGYLAVPVELDLSRPEYQPLAALGWNWFSALELGWSLTPDYDVQGVDAKTGQVIRSEPWSWSGLTYDDLEGSWARTQIETLARYQVGFDGGSFAPGKTLVQKDMVALLLSMQGYRYDPEDLEGAQADDLYRSAYRMGILTPEARSDDKILTRGETVKLLLDSAGYGPIARFQGIYKCSYTDEASIPAAYYGYAALAQGLGVIQGDGGAFAAGRTATRAEAAAMIYNLLSYR from the coding sequence ATGAAAAAAGCACTGTCCCTGGTATTGGCGCTGTCCCTGCTGCTGGCGCTGTCGCTGCCTGCGGCGGCGGAGGAAGGCGCCGAGGCGCGGCTGAGCGCCGTGACCCTGGCGGTAAAGGAGACCCTGGATCTGGATACCGAGGCTTACAGCGATTTCAGCGGCTACCCGGAGGAGAACGCACTGGCCCCGCTCTGGTACCTTGACTGGTACGGCGATGGGGGCAGCCTCAGCGTCACCGCGGGGGAGGACGGCCGCATCCTCAGCTACTTCCGGCATGACGACACCGAGTATTGGGACCGGGGATTCCGGAATCCATCCTTCCCGGAGGGCGGGCGGGACGGGGCCCAAAAGGCCGCTGAGGCCTTCCTGGACAAGCTTCTGGCCGCCAATGAGACCGTGGTGTTCCAGGAGGACGGCGGGGAATCCCTGAACCAGTCCTCCTATTATTTCCGGGGGACCATCTGCCTCAACGGCGTCCCTTCCCCTCTGGGCATGCGCATCGAGGTCCGGGCGGCGGACAACTGCGTGATGAATTTCCGGCGGGACGATCTGGCCAGCAGCTACATCGGGACCGTACCCTCCGGGCAGGCCGACGTCTCCGCCCAGCGGGCGGGGGAGCTCCTCAAGGACATGCTCACCATGCGCCTGGAGTACAGCCTGAATGAGGACGGCAGGACCGCCTCCCTGCGCTATCTCCCCAACAGCCGGGACGACTACTATGTGGACGCCCACACCGGAGAGCTGGTGAACCTGACGGAGAAGCGGCGGGCGCTTGCCGACGGCGACAAGTTCTATGGGTATGCCGAAGAAATGTCCGCCAATACGGCCGCGGACGCGGGCGGCGGGGCCTTCCTCACTGAGGTGGAGCAGAGCGGCGTGGAGAAGCTCTCCGGCGTTCTGTCCGCAAAGGCCCTGGATCAAAAGGTGCGGGCCGTCTCAGAACTGGGGCTGGAGACCTATACCCTGGCCGAATCCCGGTTTTACCTGGAGACCGCCATCGCGGACGGCGGCACGGACACCGGGGACGTCTTTGCCCAGCTTACCTATGGAAAACAGAACGGTGAGGGCGGCATCTGGCAAAAATGCGTGACGGTGGACGCCCGCACCGGGGAACTGGAGAGCCTTTGGAGCGGCGGGCCCTGGAATGAGACCCTGCCCCGGACCGTGGACCGCACGGCGGCCCGGGAGAAGGCGGAGGCGTTCCTGACGCGTTACTGGGGCGAGGACTTCGCCCGGTGCGCCGGTTACGATAACAGCGCCCTCTATGGCGGGGATGTCCCGGCGGAAGACGTCACTACCACGGAGTGGTATTTCATCTATGCCCGCCAGGAGAACGGCTACTTTTTCCCGGACGATCAGTTCAGCGTGTCCATCAGTGCGCTGGACGGCTCCGTGAGCGGCTTCCAGCGCCGGGAGATCCCGGGGGTGACCTTTGAGAGCGCCGAGGGCCTGGTGTCCGCATCCGACGCGCTGGACGCCTGGTTCGGCACCTTTACAGTGGATCTGGGGTATCTGGCGGTCCCCGTGGAGCTGGACCTCTCCAGGCCAGAATATCAGCCCCTGGCCGCTCTGGGCTGGAACTGGTTCAGCGCCCTGGAGCTGGGCTGGAGTCTCACCCCCGACTACGACGTCCAGGGCGTGGACGCCAAGACCGGACAGGTCATCCGCAGCGAGCCCTGGTCCTGGAGCGGGCTTACCTACGACGATCTGGAGGGGAGCTGGGCCCGAACACAGATCGAGACGCTGGCCCGCTATCAGGTGGGCTTTGACGGCGGCTCCTTTGCGCCGGGAAAGACCCTGGTCCAGAAGGACATGGTGGCGCTGCTCCTGAGCATGCAGGGCTACCGCTACGACCCCGAAGACCTGGAGGGGGCCCAGGCGGACGACCTCTATCGCAGCGCCTACCGTATGGGAATCCTCACGCCCGAAGCGCGCAGCGATGACAAGATCCTCACCCGGGGCGAAACGGTCAAGCTGCTGCTGGACAGCGCCGGCTATGGCCCCATCGCCCGTTTCCAGGGCATCTACAAATGCTCTTACACCGATGAGGCGTCCATTCCCGCGGCATATTACGGCTATGCCGCCCTGGCCCAGGGGCTGGGCGTGATCCAGGGGGACGGCGGCGCCTTCGCCGCCGGACGGACCGCCACGCGGGCGGAGGCCGCGGCGATGATCTATAACCTGCTCAGCTATCGGTGA
- a CDS encoding HAD-IIB family hydrolase — MIHLGKFEGVLLASDFDDTLVGSDCEVSRGNREALEYFVREGGRFTVSTGRAHRTFAPYVDAAPINAPVILSNGALLYDFRAGRTVVDLPLPVCAAEDLGELCSAIPALGVETYHGDDVYIYRPNAHTQRHVERVKTTWTEMGLTEMPSPWSKAVIQADHDVLLRAQALMRERWPQRYEVIFSNAVLLECTAKTATKGGMVLKLAELLGIRREHIYCVGDNQNDIPMLAVSAIPFAPANCAQAVKDWGATVLGSCDEDCIAQIIGILDLRY, encoded by the coding sequence GTGATTCACTTGGGCAAATTTGAGGGCGTTCTGCTGGCCAGCGACTTTGACGACACGCTGGTGGGCTCCGACTGCGAGGTGTCCCGCGGGAACCGGGAGGCCCTCGAATACTTCGTGCGGGAGGGGGGCCGGTTTACCGTCTCCACCGGGCGGGCCCACCGCACCTTCGCCCCCTATGTGGACGCCGCGCCCATCAATGCCCCTGTGATCCTCTCCAACGGCGCCCTGCTCTATGATTTCCGGGCCGGACGCACGGTGGTGGACCTGCCCCTGCCCGTCTGCGCGGCGGAGGACCTGGGGGAGCTGTGCTCCGCCATCCCCGCGCTGGGGGTGGAGACCTACCACGGCGACGACGTGTATATCTACCGCCCCAACGCCCACACCCAGCGGCACGTGGAGCGGGTCAAGACCACCTGGACCGAGATGGGCCTGACGGAGATGCCCTCCCCCTGGAGCAAGGCGGTGATCCAGGCCGACCACGACGTGCTGCTCCGGGCCCAGGCCCTGATGCGGGAGCGGTGGCCCCAGCGGTACGAGGTCATCTTCTCCAACGCCGTCCTCCTGGAATGCACGGCCAAAACCGCCACCAAGGGGGGCATGGTCCTCAAGCTGGCGGAGCTGCTGGGGATCCGCCGGGAGCACATCTACTGTGTGGGGGACAATCAGAACGACATCCCCATGCTGGCCGTCTCCGCCATTCCGTTTGCCCCGGCCAACTGCGCCCAGGCGGTAAAGGATTGGGGCGCCACGGTCCTCGGCTCCTGTGACGAGGACTGCATCGCCCAGATCATCGGCATATTGGACCTGCGCTATTGA
- the thiT gene encoding energy-coupled thiamine transporter ThiT — protein MENTATARSKPARRNATRMLCEGAIMVALSQILSYIKLMELPNGGSLTPAMFPILLFAVRWGLADGLLAGFVFGLLQLMFDGAYAWGWQSMLLDYLVAFTPLGLAGLFQGKRWGIFAGTVLGCFARFVVHFISGVTIYRIYAPTEILGTVFDNPTLYSIVYNGSYMLPNTILALVIAALLYAPLKKFYLGADIQR, from the coding sequence ATGGAAAACACCGCGACCGCAAGATCCAAACCCGCCAGGCGAAACGCCACCCGCATGCTCTGTGAGGGCGCCATTATGGTGGCCCTGTCCCAGATCCTGAGCTATATCAAGCTCATGGAGCTGCCCAACGGCGGCTCTCTCACCCCCGCCATGTTCCCCATCCTCCTCTTCGCCGTCCGCTGGGGGCTGGCCGACGGCCTGTTGGCCGGCTTTGTTTTCGGCCTGCTGCAGCTGATGTTCGACGGGGCCTACGCCTGGGGCTGGCAGTCCATGCTGCTCGACTACCTGGTGGCCTTCACCCCCCTGGGCCTCGCCGGCCTTTTTCAGGGGAAGCGCTGGGGCATCTTCGCCGGCACCGTGCTGGGCTGCTTCGCCCGCTTCGTGGTCCATTTCATCAGCGGCGTGACGATTTACCGCATCTACGCCCCCACGGAGATCCTGGGCACGGTGTTTGATAATCCTACGCTCTATTCCATTGTCTATAACGGCTCCTATATGCTCCCCAACACCATTTTGGCACTGGTCATCGCGGCGCTGCTGTACGCGCCGCTGAAAAAGTTCTATCTGGGGGCCGACATTCAGAGATAA
- a CDS encoding RluA family pseudouridine synthase, protein MTPILLRADREGERLDQLLARSVDGLTRSAAQRLLEEGAVTLNGAPARKNTRTAPGDAVALSLPDPVEVDIRPQNIPLDVVYEDADVIVVNKPVGMVVHPAPGHPDGTLVNALLYHCGNSLSGINGALRPGIVHRIDRDTSGLIIAAKNDAAHLALAAQLQDHSLYREYEAVCVGTLKEASGTVDAPIARHPADRKRMCVDPKGGRAAVTHWSVLGRYPGHTHIQCRLETGRTHQIRVHMAYIGHPLLGDVVYGAKKPVPGLAGQCLHARRLSFVHPSAGTRVTVECPLPDYFSQALRKLAR, encoded by the coding sequence ATGACTCCCATCCTGCTGAGGGCTGACCGGGAGGGGGAGCGGCTGGACCAGCTCCTGGCCCGGTCCGTGGACGGCCTCACCCGCTCGGCCGCCCAGCGGCTGCTGGAGGAGGGAGCCGTCACCCTCAACGGCGCGCCGGCCCGGAAAAACACCCGCACCGCCCCCGGCGACGCGGTGGCGCTCTCCCTCCCCGACCCGGTGGAGGTGGACATCCGGCCCCAGAATATCCCGCTGGATGTGGTCTATGAGGATGCCGACGTCATCGTGGTCAACAAGCCGGTGGGCATGGTGGTCCACCCCGCGCCCGGTCATCCGGACGGCACACTGGTAAACGCACTGTTATATCACTGCGGAAATAGCCTCTCCGGAATCAACGGGGCGCTGCGGCCCGGCATCGTCCACCGCATTGACCGGGACACCTCGGGGCTCATCATCGCCGCCAAAAACGACGCCGCCCACCTGGCCCTGGCCGCACAGCTCCAGGACCACTCCCTCTACCGGGAATACGAGGCGGTGTGCGTGGGCACGCTGAAAGAGGCGTCCGGCACCGTGGACGCGCCCATCGCCCGGCACCCGGCGGACCGCAAAAGGATGTGCGTGGACCCAAAGGGGGGACGGGCGGCGGTGACACACTGGTCCGTTCTGGGTCGTTACCCCGGCCATACCCATATCCAATGCCGCCTGGAGACGGGCCGCACCCATCAGATCCGGGTGCACATGGCCTACATCGGCCACCCGCTGCTGGGAGATGTGGTCTATGGGGCGAAAAAGCCCGTCCCGGGCCTGGCGGGGCAGTGTCTCCACGCCCGGCGGCTCTCCTTCGTCCACCCCTCTGCGGGGACGCGCGTGACGGTGGAGTGTCCTCTGCCGGACTATTTCAGTCAGGCGCTGCGGAAACTGGCGCGCTGA
- the lspA gene encoding signal peptidase II translates to MLYAILVVLLVAADQLVKILVRANIPMGASMPFLPGLVELTYVQNTGAAFSIFKDHTWLLTIISAVVAAAIAAALIKRVVAHPFGVITLSVVLAGAVGNLIDRALFGFVTDMFNLQFMHFAVFNVADICVVCGGIAFCVYFLFFYDKLEKKEVPDDSHPAEG, encoded by the coding sequence ATGCTGTACGCCATTCTCGTCGTCCTTCTGGTGGCGGCGGACCAGCTTGTGAAGATCCTGGTCCGCGCCAATATCCCCATGGGCGCCTCTATGCCCTTTCTCCCCGGGCTGGTGGAGCTCACCTACGTGCAGAACACCGGCGCGGCCTTCTCCATCTTCAAAGACCATACCTGGCTCCTCACCATCATCTCCGCCGTGGTGGCGGCGGCCATCGCCGCCGCGCTGATCAAAAGGGTGGTGGCCCATCCCTTCGGCGTGATCACCCTCTCCGTGGTGCTGGCGGGCGCTGTGGGAAATCTCATCGACCGGGCCCTCTTCGGTTTTGTCACCGACATGTTCAACCTCCAGTTCATGCATTTTGCCGTCTTCAACGTGGCCGACATCTGCGTGGTCTGCGGCGGCATCGCCTTTTGCGTCTACTTTCTCTTCTTCTATGATAAGCTGGAAAAAAAGGAGGTCCCCGATGACTCCCATCCTGCTGAGGGCTGA
- a CDS encoding helix-turn-helix domain-containing protein, with the protein MIIRSNLKEVRQDHDITQQEVAAILGVAQNTYSQYENGKIELTAPVLIQLADYYQVSIDYLLGHTGTGRTGNSNMTIMDTRMRELREDRDLSQAQVAKILNCDQSLYSKYERGQRELPLRFALLLADYYHVSLDYLMCRTTKKEIAL; encoded by the coding sequence ATGATAATACGTAGCAATTTAAAAGAAGTTCGCCAAGACCACGACATTACCCAGCAAGAAGTTGCAGCTATCCTCGGTGTTGCCCAGAACACATACTCTCAATACGAAAACGGTAAAATCGAACTGACGGCACCTGTGCTCATACAATTGGCCGATTATTACCAAGTCAGTATCGATTATCTCTTGGGTCATACTGGTACTGGCCGTACCGGAAATTCGAATATGACTATAATGGATACTCGAATGCGAGAACTGCGCGAGGATAGAGACCTCTCGCAAGCACAGGTGGCGAAAATCTTAAACTGCGATCAGTCCCTTTACTCAAAATATGAGCGCGGCCAACGTGAGCTCCCCTTGCGTTTTGCACTTCTCCTGGCCGATTATTATCATGTGAGTTTAGATTACCTGATGTGCAGGACGACGAAAAAGGAAATCGCCCTTTAG
- a CDS encoding DUF6809 family protein: MPATLRDLFYCRYDPMEAAEPNRPEYNAIYEELEQVEGELRKALGEEGREKLRRFSVLEAQLRNMSYGDYFAEGFHLALALLRGGPCSPPA, from the coding sequence ATGCCTGCAACATTACGCGATCTGTTCTACTGCCGCTATGACCCCATGGAAGCCGCCGAGCCCAACCGCCCGGAATACAACGCGATCTATGAGGAGCTGGAACAGGTGGAGGGCGAACTGCGCAAGGCGCTGGGGGAGGAAGGGCGGGAAAAGCTGCGGCGGTTTTCCGTGCTGGAGGCGCAGCTCCGGAACATGTCCTACGGGGATTACTTCGCCGAGGGCTTCCACCTGGCCCTTGCCCTCCTCCGCGGCGGGCCATGCAGTCCTCCGGCTTGA
- a CDS encoding putative RNA methyltransferase: MSLFCCPLCAAPLEKTDRTYRCPRGHSFDRAREGYVHLLPANRMHSKAPGDDKAMAAARNRFLSGGWYAPLRDALCRLAVDHAPARPAVLDSGCGEGYYTAGVCAALAAAGKPPETAGVDLSKPSLRWAARREPQAEFAVASVYHLPVAPSRVDLLLNCFSPLALEEFRRVLRPGGVFLYVVPAARHLWELKQVLYERPYPNPEEDIPYEGFDYLEVLPVEETLAIRSREPLLDLFQMTPYRWKTPRTGVERLEELEALDVTASFRIHVFRRK, encoded by the coding sequence ATGAGTCTGTTCTGCTGCCCCCTCTGCGCCGCGCCCCTGGAAAAGACCGACAGGACCTACCGGTGCCCCAGGGGGCACAGCTTTGACCGGGCCCGGGAGGGCTATGTCCACCTCCTCCCCGCCAACCGGATGCACTCCAAGGCCCCGGGCGACGACAAGGCCATGGCCGCGGCCCGAAACCGCTTCCTGTCCGGCGGCTGGTACGCCCCCCTGCGCGACGCACTCTGCCGTCTGGCCGTGGACCATGCGCCGGCGCGCCCGGCCGTGCTGGACTCGGGCTGCGGGGAGGGGTATTACACCGCCGGTGTGTGCGCGGCCCTGGCGGCGGCGGGGAAACCGCCGGAGACGGCGGGCGTGGACCTGTCCAAGCCCTCCCTCCGCTGGGCGGCCCGGCGGGAGCCGCAGGCGGAGTTCGCCGTGGCCTCCGTCTACCATCTGCCGGTAGCGCCGTCGCGGGTGGACCTCCTGCTCAACTGCTTTTCGCCCCTGGCCCTGGAGGAGTTCCGGCGGGTGCTGCGGCCCGGCGGGGTGTTCCTCTATGTGGTCCCGGCGGCCCGGCACCTCTGGGAGCTCAAGCAGGTCCTCTATGAGCGGCCCTACCCCAACCCGGAGGAGGACATCCCCTATGAGGGCTTTGACTATCTGGAGGTCCTGCCTGTGGAGGAGACCCTCGCCATCCGCAGCCGGGAGCCCCTGCTGGACCTCTTCCAAATGACCCCGTACCGCTGGAAAACGCCCCGGACCGGCGTGGAGCGGCTGGAGGAGCTGGAGGCCCTGGACGTGACGGCCTCCTTCCGAATCCACGTGTTTCGGCGGAAATAA
- a CDS encoding DEAD/DEAH box helicase — MEINGEEVNEIVRYDELKLSPEIMRALEKKGYVQATPVQGGAIPYFMEWRDVIAKAPTGTGKTFAFGIPMVEHIDPREDAVQGLVLAPTRELAIQIMAELRDLCEFKEGVRAVVLYGGQPIDKQITQLKKRPQIVVATPGRLMDHMKRRTVRLDRVQTVVLDEADRMLDMGFIHDVTRILDAIKSRKNLGMFSATISREVMDISWVYQRDPVEITVRADEQNKPDIQQYRIEVERGDKTEITARLLEAGSYERAIAFCNTKNMTDRLSGLLKMRGFSAEAIHGDIQQSVREKTLNRFRRGELRVLVATDVAARGLDIDDVDVVFNYDVPDENEYYVHRIGRTGRAKRHGVAYTLVSTITESMRMDDIEKATKNKVHRLKYEKGTLLDLEEGK; from the coding sequence ATGGAAATCAACGGTGAAGAGGTCAACGAGATTGTACGCTACGACGAGCTGAAGCTGTCCCCCGAGATCATGCGGGCCCTGGAGAAAAAGGGCTATGTCCAGGCCACCCCCGTTCAGGGCGGGGCCATCCCCTATTTTATGGAATGGCGGGACGTGATCGCCAAGGCCCCCACCGGCACCGGCAAGACCTTTGCCTTCGGCATCCCCATGGTGGAGCACATCGACCCCCGGGAGGACGCGGTACAGGGTCTGGTCCTGGCCCCCACCCGGGAGCTGGCCATCCAGATCATGGCCGAGCTGCGGGATCTGTGCGAATTCAAGGAGGGGGTGCGCGCCGTGGTGCTCTACGGCGGCCAGCCCATCGACAAGCAGATCACCCAATTGAAGAAGCGGCCCCAGATCGTGGTAGCCACGCCCGGCCGCCTGATGGACCATATGAAGCGGCGCACCGTGCGGCTGGACAGGGTCCAGACCGTGGTGCTGGACGAGGCGGACCGGATGCTGGACATGGGCTTTATCCACGACGTGACCCGGATTCTGGACGCCATCAAGTCCAGGAAGAACCTGGGCATGTTCTCCGCTACCATCTCCCGGGAGGTCATGGACATCTCCTGGGTGTACCAGCGGGACCCGGTGGAGATCACCGTCCGGGCCGACGAGCAGAACAAGCCGGACATCCAGCAATACCGCATCGAGGTGGAGCGGGGGGACAAGACCGAGATCACCGCCCGCCTGCTGGAGGCCGGCAGCTATGAGCGGGCCATCGCCTTCTGCAACACCAAGAACATGACGGACCGGCTCTCCGGCCTTTTAAAGATGCGGGGCTTCTCCGCCGAGGCCATCCATGGGGACATCCAGCAGTCCGTGCGGGAAAAGACGCTCAACCGCTTTCGCAGAGGGGAGCTGCGGGTGCTGGTGGCCACCGACGTGGCCGCCCGCGGCCTGGACATCGACGACGTGGACGTGGTGTTCAACTACGATGTGCCCGATGAAAATGAATATTACGTCCACCGCATCGGCCGTACCGGCCGGGCCAAGCGCCACGGCGTGGCCTACACCCTGGTGTCCACCATCACCGAGAGCATGCGGATGGACGACATTGAAAAGGCCACCAAAAACAAGGTCCACCGCCTCAAGTATGAAAAGGGGACCCTGCTGGACCTGGAAGAGGGCAAATAA
- a CDS encoding PspC domain-containing protein gives MNEPKKLCRVEHGAMLAGVCGGIAEYFNLDPGIIRLLWVIFCFAGTVGIWLYIAAAIILPKKSEAYPGY, from the coding sequence ATGAACGAACCCAAAAAGCTCTGTCGCGTGGAGCATGGCGCCATGCTGGCCGGCGTGTGCGGCGGCATCGCCGAATATTTCAATCTGGACCCGGGCATCATCCGCCTGCTGTGGGTGATCTTCTGCTTTGCGGGCACGGTGGGCATCTGGCTCTATATCGCCGCCGCCATCATCCTGCCCAAGAAAAGCGAGGCATATCCGGGCTACTGA
- a CDS encoding MGMT family protein yields MSYYDRVYEIARRIPRGRAATYGQIALMTGSPRAARAVGYAMAACTDPAVPCHRVMARDGTIREHAFGPGVQRALLEAEGVPFTPDGRVDLSRCRWDGR; encoded by the coding sequence GTGAGCTATTATGACAGGGTGTATGAGATCGCCCGGCGAATCCCCAGGGGCAGGGCGGCCACCTACGGCCAGATCGCCCTGATGACGGGTAGCCCGCGGGCCGCCCGGGCCGTGGGATACGCCATGGCCGCCTGCACCGATCCCGCCGTGCCCTGCCACCGGGTCATGGCCAGGGACGGGACCATCCGGGAGCACGCCTTCGGCCCCGGCGTGCAGCGGGCCCTGCTGGAGGCGGAGGGGGTGCCCTTTACTCCGGACGGGAGGGTGGATTTGTCCCGGTGCCGCTGGGACGGGCGGTAA